The Carnobacterium mobile DSM 4848 genome includes a window with the following:
- a CDS encoding mannose/fructose/sorbose PTS transporter subunit IIA, with product MVGIILASHGEFAEGILQSGAMIFGEQENVKAITLMPSEGPEDVKAKMQTAIASFDDQDEVLFLVDLWGGTPFNQANSLYEEHKDKWAIVAGLNLPMVIEAYASRLSMTSAQEIAAHIIETAKEGVRIKPEELEPQGKTAAAGAGDGQPKGSLPPNTVVGDGKLKIVLARVDSRLLHGQVATAWTKTTQPNRIIVVSDAVAKDDLRKRLIEQATPPGVKANVIPVNKMIEISKDTRFGNTKALLLFENPEDVLRAVEGGVDIEEVNVGSLAHSVGKVVVSNVLSMGPNDVEAFDKLKEKGIKFDVRKVPNDNRGNMNEIMKKAKNELARA from the coding sequence ATGGTAGGAATTATACTAGCAAGCCATGGCGAATTTGCTGAAGGTATCTTGCAATCTGGCGCAATGATTTTTGGAGAACAAGAAAATGTTAAAGCCATAACCTTAATGCCGAGCGAAGGCCCGGAAGATGTAAAAGCAAAAATGCAAACTGCGATCGCATCTTTTGACGATCAAGATGAAGTATTATTCTTAGTTGATTTATGGGGAGGTACTCCATTCAATCAAGCGAACAGCTTGTATGAAGAGCACAAAGACAAATGGGCGATTGTTGCTGGTTTGAATTTACCAATGGTGATTGAAGCTTATGCATCTCGTTTATCAATGACATCGGCGCAAGAAATTGCAGCACATATCATTGAAACAGCAAAAGAAGGGGTCAGAATCAAACCTGAAGAGTTAGAGCCCCAAGGAAAAACAGCTGCTGCAGGTGCTGGAGACGGACAACCTAAGGGATCTCTTCCTCCAAATACAGTAGTTGGCGATGGAAAACTTAAAATTGTTTTAGCCCGTGTAGATTCTCGGTTATTACATGGACAAGTGGCAACAGCATGGACAAAAACAACACAGCCAAACCGCATTATCGTTGTTTCAGATGCAGTTGCGAAAGATGATCTTCGTAAGAGATTGATCGAACAAGCAACGCCACCAGGAGTTAAAGCAAATGTTATTCCAGTTAACAAAATGATTGAAATCTCTAAAGATACTCGCTTCGGAAATACAAAGGCATTATTATTATTTGAAAACCCAGAAGATGTTCTTAGAGCGGTTGAGGGCGGCGTAGACATTGAAGAAGTCAACGTTGGTTCGTTAGCTCATTCAGTTGGTAAAGTAGTAGTCAGCAATGTACTTTCTATGGGACCAAACGATGTAGAAGCTTTTGATAAATTAAAAGAAAAAGGCATCAAATTTGACGTACGTAAAGTACCAAATGATAACCGCGGTAATATGAATGAGATTATGAAAAAAGCAAAAAATGAATTAGCACGCGCATAA
- a CDS encoding extracellular solute-binding protein has translation MKINKLATTLFVAATALVLGACGSGNDKGTASNDEVLTELPEETTITFWHAMNGAQEEALKKITEDFMAENKNVTVELQNQSSYPDLQAKINSTLPSPKNLPTITQAYPGWLWNAAQDEMIVDLQPYIDDETIGWGDQEAITESLLNGAKINDTQYGIPFNKSTEMLYYNADMLAEYDVEVPTTMEELKDASEKIYKESNGKVVGAGFDSLNNYYAIGMKNKDVAITKDLDLESKESKEVISYYADGVQDGYFRIAGSDGYLSGPFANEQVAMFVGSIAGEGFVKQDTEGKFEYGVAARPEPINLQQGTDIYMFDSASAEQRTAAFLFMKFLSEPENQLYWATETGYMPTVESVVNSDEYKNSTDTKVPAHLEEATTELFSIPVEENADPAYNEIRSIMENILSNTDKDRDELIKNSVPQLEDAWNQ, from the coding sequence ATGAAAATCAATAAATTGGCAACCACATTATTTGTGGCAGCAACGGCACTTGTATTAGGAGCTTGTGGATCAGGAAATGACAAAGGAACGGCCTCTAACGATGAAGTTTTAACCGAGTTGCCTGAAGAAACAACCATTACTTTTTGGCATGCGATGAATGGTGCACAAGAAGAAGCATTGAAGAAAATAACAGAAGATTTTATGGCTGAAAATAAAAATGTTACTGTAGAATTGCAAAACCAATCTTCCTATCCAGATTTGCAAGCGAAGATCAATTCGACTTTGCCTTCTCCTAAAAACTTGCCGACTATCACTCAAGCATATCCAGGTTGGTTATGGAATGCAGCGCAAGATGAGATGATCGTTGATCTACAACCTTATATTGATGATGAAACCATTGGCTGGGGAGATCAAGAAGCTATCACGGAATCGTTATTAAACGGCGCAAAAATCAACGATACCCAATATGGGATTCCGTTCAATAAATCGACAGAGATGCTGTATTACAATGCAGATATGCTGGCTGAATATGACGTAGAAGTTCCTACTACTATGGAAGAACTGAAAGATGCTTCTGAAAAGATTTATAAAGAATCAAACGGAAAAGTTGTTGGTGCAGGCTTTGATTCGCTAAACAATTACTATGCTATTGGAATGAAAAATAAAGACGTTGCTATTACAAAAGACTTAGACCTTGAGAGCAAAGAATCAAAAGAAGTTATTTCTTATTATGCTGATGGTGTTCAAGATGGATACTTCCGTATTGCTGGTTCAGACGGCTACTTATCCGGTCCGTTTGCAAATGAGCAAGTTGCAATGTTTGTCGGATCGATTGCTGGTGAAGGCTTTGTAAAACAAGATACAGAAGGTAAATTTGAATACGGTGTAGCAGCTCGTCCAGAACCGATCAACTTACAGCAAGGGACAGATATTTACATGTTTGATAGTGCATCAGCTGAACAACGTACAGCTGCATTTCTATTCATGAAGTTTTTATCAGAACCTGAAAACCAATTGTATTGGGCAACTGAAACGGGCTATATGCCGACTGTTGAATCTGTTGTGAACAGTGACGAGTATAAGAATTCCACTGATACAAAAGTTCCAGCTCATTTAGAAGAAGCAACCACTGAATTATTCTCCATTCCTGTTGAAGAAAATGCAGATCCTGCTTACAATGAAATTCGTTCAATCATGGAGAATATTTTATCGAATACCGATAAAGATCGTGATGAATTAATCAAGAATTCGGTTCCGCAATTAGAAGACGCTTGGAATCAATAA
- a CDS encoding MBL fold metallo-hydrolase → MESKAKTTVTFHSGILTIGGTIIEVAYKDAHIFFDFGTEYRPELGLQDESLATLLKNRLVPELKGLYDERLGYTYQGNDEKEYRHTAVFLSHAHLDHSKMINYLDPKIPLYTMKETKAILHSLNRNGDFLIASPFEKSGFTREMTGLNAHDVVQVGEISVEIVPVDHDAYGAAALLIRTPDHFLVYTGDLRLHGYDRANTEAFCQQAKHTDLLMMEGVSISFPEREPDPSQITVSSEEELIQEFVRLMEENLNRQITFNGYPANVLRFAKLIEYSPRTVVLEATMAALLKEVSDINVCYYYAEENNKIQALDPALELSYEVLLNDQTEYIWQVVNKIENLQGGGLYVHSDAQPLGDFDPQYAIFLNLLKDLQVEFVRLSLSGHAHPDDLKEIIRMIEPKLLVPIHTLKPEKLENPYGERILPNRGDNIIL, encoded by the coding sequence ATGGAATCAAAGGCTAAAACAACTGTAACTTTCCATAGTGGTATTTTGACTATCGGAGGAACGATTATCGAAGTTGCTTATAAAGATGCCCATATCTTTTTTGATTTTGGTACAGAATACCGGCCGGAATTAGGGTTGCAAGATGAAAGTTTAGCTACATTATTAAAAAATCGGCTGGTTCCAGAATTGAAGGGTTTGTATGATGAGCGTTTAGGGTATACTTATCAAGGGAACGATGAAAAAGAATACCGACATACTGCCGTTTTCTTATCCCATGCTCATTTAGACCATTCTAAAATGATCAATTACTTGGATCCGAAGATTCCGCTATATACGATGAAAGAAACAAAAGCAATTCTTCATTCGCTTAACAGAAATGGCGACTTTTTGATTGCATCGCCTTTCGAAAAAAGCGGCTTTACACGAGAAATGACCGGACTGAATGCTCATGATGTAGTACAAGTTGGGGAAATCAGCGTTGAAATTGTACCTGTCGATCATGACGCTTACGGAGCAGCTGCTCTTTTGATCCGGACACCGGATCACTTCTTAGTGTATACAGGGGATTTACGTTTGCATGGATATGACCGTGCAAATACAGAAGCTTTTTGCCAACAAGCTAAACATACCGACTTGTTGATGATGGAAGGTGTGAGCATCAGCTTTCCAGAAAGAGAGCCGGATCCTTCTCAAATCACTGTTTCCAGCGAAGAAGAATTGATCCAAGAATTTGTTCGTTTGATGGAAGAGAACCTGAACCGGCAAATAACGTTTAACGGCTATCCCGCGAATGTTCTGCGGTTCGCAAAATTGATTGAATACTCTCCGCGCACGGTCGTGTTGGAAGCAACTATGGCGGCTTTGCTCAAAGAAGTAAGCGATATAAACGTTTGCTACTATTATGCGGAAGAGAATAACAAGATTCAAGCACTGGACCCAGCGCTTGAACTGTCTTATGAAGTTTTGCTTAATGACCAAACTGAATACATATGGCAGGTCGTTAATAAAATTGAAAACTTACAAGGAGGAGGCCTATACGTTCATAGTGATGCACAGCCTTTGGGGGATTTCGATCCTCAATATGCAATTTTCTTGAATTTGTTGAAGGACTTGCAAGTTGAATTCGTACGTCTTTCGCTTTCAGGTCATGCTCATCCGGATGATCTTAAAGAAATTATTCGAATGATCGAACCGAAACTCTTGGTTCCCATCCATACGTTGAAACCAGAAAAATTGGAGAATCCTTATGGAGAAAGAATATTGCCGAATCGCGGCGACAACATTATTTTATAA
- a CDS encoding carbohydrate ABC transporter permease, with product MKHIVTVLSLTFLGVMAVITVFPFIYMMLAGLMTYSEATSIPPTFMPEKFQWLNYAEVFERAPFLRYFLNTVFVSTVTTIATVITAILAAFALSSLEFAFKKVVLWVMISLLMVPYESIIFTNYNTISRMGLLNSYSALIIPFLTSIFYIYYLYGYLQSISTAFYKAAKIDGASDMEYVRKILVPMSKPALVTVGILTFISSWNSFLWPLLVTNEKKYRLLNNGLAAFTTESGSDVHLQMAAATLTVIPILIIYLIFRKEIMRGVSKNGIKG from the coding sequence ATGAAGCATATTGTAACGGTTCTTTCTCTAACTTTTTTAGGAGTCATGGCTGTCATTACTGTTTTCCCATTCATTTACATGATGTTGGCTGGTTTGATGACGTACAGTGAAGCGACCAGCATTCCGCCTACATTTATGCCGGAAAAGTTTCAATGGCTGAATTATGCAGAGGTTTTTGAAAGAGCTCCTTTCTTACGTTATTTTTTAAATACGGTTTTTGTTTCGACTGTGACAACAATTGCGACAGTGATCACAGCTATTCTGGCGGCGTTTGCTTTGAGCAGCTTGGAGTTTGCCTTTAAAAAAGTAGTTCTATGGGTCATGATCTCATTGTTGATGGTTCCTTATGAGTCGATTATTTTCACAAACTACAATACGATTTCTCGTATGGGATTGTTGAATTCTTATTCGGCTTTGATCATCCCGTTCTTAACAAGTATTTTCTATATTTACTATTTATACGGCTATTTGCAAAGCATCTCAACAGCTTTTTATAAAGCTGCCAAAATAGATGGAGCTTCAGATATGGAATACGTTCGAAAGATACTTGTTCCGATGTCGAAACCAGCTCTTGTAACAGTTGGGATTTTGACGTTCATTTCAAGCTGGAATTCCTTCTTGTGGCCGCTTTTGGTGACAAATGAGAAAAAATACCGGCTGTTGAACAATGGATTGGCTGCTTTTACTACTGAAAGCGGAAGCGATGTCCATTTGCAAATGGCAGCAGCTACGTTAACCGTTATTCCAATCTTGATCATCTATTTAATTTTCCGAAAAGAAATTATGCGAGGAGTGTCGAAAAATGGAATCAAAGGCTAA
- a CDS encoding carbohydrate ABC transporter permease, with protein MFKKGYNPENQLKAWLFLLPALAIVVLFSIYPLYRSFFMSFQKGTLINPRYAGLENYEKVLTDPVFYKAMGNTGLFAFTVVPIGLILSLAIAWIIFEKVKHKSFFETIFFLPYVTSTIAIGIVFRYFFNGSYGIVNYVLGIFGIPGLNWLDDVDLSMPTLIIFGIWTSLAFNIIILLAGLRNIDKEHYKIAKMFGADSWEIFRRVTFPQLIPTITFLLTVNLISSFKVYTQVYALFNGQPGIAKSATTAVFYIYDKFHIAGRPGVAMAATVILFIVILLITFIQNKILKRMGR; from the coding sequence ATGTTCAAAAAAGGCTACAATCCTGAGAATCAGCTAAAAGCGTGGCTCTTCCTTCTTCCAGCTTTGGCGATTGTTGTATTGTTTAGTATTTATCCTTTGTATCGATCTTTCTTTATGAGTTTTCAAAAAGGCACACTGATCAATCCTCGGTATGCTGGACTGGAAAACTACGAAAAGGTCTTGACTGACCCTGTTTTTTATAAAGCCATGGGGAACACAGGCCTCTTTGCTTTTACTGTTGTTCCAATCGGCTTGATCCTTTCGCTTGCGATCGCTTGGATCATTTTTGAAAAAGTGAAGCACAAAAGTTTTTTTGAAACGATTTTCTTCTTGCCTTATGTCACAAGTACAATTGCAATCGGGATCGTGTTCCGGTATTTCTTTAATGGGTCATACGGAATTGTCAATTATGTCTTAGGAATCTTTGGTATTCCGGGACTCAATTGGCTGGATGACGTTGATTTGAGTATGCCCACGCTGATTATTTTTGGAATATGGACAAGTTTGGCCTTCAATATTATTATTCTTTTGGCCGGCTTGCGGAACATCGACAAAGAACATTACAAAATCGCTAAAATGTTTGGAGCAGACAGTTGGGAGATATTCCGGCGAGTTACGTTCCCACAATTGATTCCAACGATCACGTTTTTACTAACAGTAAATTTGATTTCGTCATTCAAAGTGTATACGCAAGTGTATGCGTTATTTAACGGCCAGCCGGGAATAGCTAAAAGTGCGACTACTGCCGTATTTTACATTTATGATAAATTCCATATAGCTGGCAGACCAGGTGTGGCTATGGCAGCCACGGTGATTTTGTTTATTGTGATCTTGTTGATCACATTTATCCAAAATAAAATTTTGAAGAGAATGGGGAGATAA
- a CDS encoding ABC transporter ATP-binding protein — protein sequence MIEVIDLKKVFGNGFEALKSVDFTIEKGDLVCLLGPSGCGKSTILNLIAGLLSPSGGDIRFAGSSVVKTEPKDRNIGFVFQNYALYPHMTVLENIMFPLTVGKKKISKEKAKETAEQYMALTNIEELHSKKPGTLSGGQQQRVAITRALVQKPDVLLLDEPLSNLDARLRLRIREEIRRLVKEVGITTIFVTHDQEEALSISDKIILLNEGIIQQNDDPQNLYLEPANLFVAQFIGNPIINTIPVVVENGMMKYSDSFEIPISHFSSTRFKDTMPDGEYVLGVRPEDVLLAEGKGVFKATLANVELIGRERILNFQIDSNRMKSIVSIEEELEEGTSVNFDLVYPKAFIFKKSGERIY from the coding sequence ATGATAGAAGTTATCGACTTGAAGAAAGTGTTCGGTAATGGATTTGAAGCTTTAAAATCAGTAGATTTTACGATTGAGAAAGGTGATTTGGTTTGTTTGCTTGGACCAAGTGGTTGCGGTAAATCAACGATCCTTAACCTGATTGCCGGCTTATTAAGTCCTTCAGGCGGAGACATCCGTTTTGCAGGTAGCTCAGTGGTCAAAACAGAACCGAAAGACCGCAATATTGGATTTGTTTTTCAGAATTATGCTCTTTATCCGCACATGACAGTCTTGGAAAATATTATGTTTCCGCTAACAGTAGGCAAAAAAAAGATTTCTAAAGAAAAAGCTAAAGAAACAGCTGAACAATATATGGCTTTAACAAATATTGAAGAGCTACATAGTAAAAAGCCTGGTACATTATCAGGAGGGCAGCAACAGCGTGTAGCCATTACACGGGCTCTGGTACAAAAACCGGATGTGCTGTTGTTGGATGAGCCGTTAAGCAACTTAGATGCTCGCTTGCGGTTAAGAATACGGGAAGAAATTCGCCGTTTAGTGAAAGAAGTAGGCATTACGACAATTTTTGTTACACATGATCAAGAAGAAGCATTATCGATCAGTGATAAAATCATTTTATTAAATGAGGGCATCATCCAACAGAATGATGATCCGCAAAACTTATACTTAGAACCTGCCAATCTTTTTGTGGCTCAGTTCATTGGAAACCCGATTATCAATACGATTCCCGTAGTCGTTGAAAACGGAATGATGAAGTATAGCGACTCTTTTGAGATTCCTATTTCACATTTTTCATCCACTCGTTTTAAAGACACGATGCCGGACGGAGAGTATGTCTTAGGAGTTCGTCCTGAAGACGTGCTGCTGGCAGAAGGCAAAGGAGTTTTCAAAGCAACACTGGCGAATGTGGAATTGATCGGACGAGAAAGAATATTAAATTTCCAAATTGATTCAAATCGGATGAAATCAATTGTCAGCATTGAAGAAGAACTAGAAGAAGGAACTTCAGTGAATTTTGATTTGGTTTATCCAAAGGCGTTTATTTTTAAGAAAAGCGGAGAACGAATTTACTAA
- a CDS encoding MFS transporter: MNEERKCILSYKWLLIAGFLIWIPNGSLQAIFPQFSIDLFAWQPVLIGLTFSIIGVLDIFSQAIIMPRLLKILTDKQIALLGMISEIIGYIFIAVSALIVYYPVFIIGMIFFGFGDSIFGPSFNGMISKSVSASEQGRIQGGSQSIQSLARVIGPIIGGQLYAIISHAAPAIMGVILIGVSVSVLFKKYL, translated from the coding sequence ATGAATGAAGAGAGAAAATGTATTTTATCCTATAAATGGCTACTGATTGCTGGATTTTTAATTTGGATTCCTAATGGATCGTTACAAGCTATTTTCCCACAATTTTCAATAGATTTATTTGCATGGCAGCCTGTACTTATCGGTCTGACATTTTCAATAATAGGAGTGCTTGATATCTTCTCACAAGCCATCATTATGCCGCGATTACTTAAAATTTTGACAGATAAACAAATCGCTCTTTTAGGTATGATAAGTGAAATCATAGGATATATTTTTATTGCGGTTTCTGCGTTGATTGTATATTATCCTGTCTTTATTATAGGGATGATTTTCTTTGGATTTGGTGATTCTATTTTTGGGCCATCATTTAATGGAATGATTTCAAAATCGGTTAGTGCCAGTGAACAAGGCCGTATCCAAGGTGGTTCTCAAAGCATCCAATCTCTAGCCCGAGTTATTGGCCCGATTATTGGGGGACAGCTGTATGCAATAATCAGCCATGCCGCACCAGCTATCATGGGTGTAATATTGATTGGAGTATCTGTTAGTGTTTTATTCAAAAAATATCTTTAA
- a CDS encoding bifunctional 4-hydroxy-2-oxoglutarate aldolase/2-dehydro-3-deoxy-phosphogluconate aldolase produces MKKVETLIRLKNAGVIAVVRGTKEEALAASEAIIKGGIKSIELTFTVPEADQVIRQLRSLYEKQTDIVIGAGTVVDAVTARIAIMAGAEYIVSPTFDQETAEICNLYQIPYLPGCMTITEMKNALKSGADIVKLFPGSAYEPKIISVLKAPLPQLNIMPTGGVDLENMEDWFKAGAIAVGVGGNLIAPAFKGDFTEVTKIASQYAQKINELNK; encoded by the coding sequence ATGAAAAAAGTAGAGACATTGATTCGCTTGAAGAATGCAGGTGTTATTGCTGTTGTACGAGGAACGAAAGAGGAAGCTTTAGCAGCAAGCGAAGCCATTATCAAAGGTGGCATAAAAAGTATTGAACTGACTTTCACTGTTCCAGAAGCCGATCAAGTCATCAGACAGTTACGTTCTTTATATGAAAAGCAAACAGACATCGTAATTGGTGCAGGTACAGTCGTGGATGCTGTGACTGCAAGAATTGCCATTATGGCAGGAGCCGAATACATTGTCAGTCCAACTTTTGACCAAGAGACTGCTGAAATCTGTAACCTTTATCAAATTCCTTATTTGCCAGGATGTATGACAATTACAGAAATGAAAAATGCATTGAAAAGCGGAGCTGATATTGTAAAACTATTTCCTGGAAGTGCGTATGAGCCAAAAATTATTTCAGTATTAAAAGCGCCATTACCTCAGTTAAATATCATGCCAACTGGCGGAGTAGATCTTGAAAATATGGAGGACTGGTTTAAAGCAGGTGCCATAGCTGTTGGTGTAGGTGGAAATCTGATCGCTCCTGCATTTAAAGGTGATTTTACGGAAGTAACAAAAATAGCTAGTCAATATGCACAAAAGATTAATGAACTGAATAAATAA
- the hxlB gene encoding 6-phospho-3-hexuloisomerase: MSTIETIMTEIKQVMDLVNENQLEKAMAYFQKDKRIFVLGAGRSGFQAKGFAMRLMHIGYTDYVLGETITPSIQKGDTWVAISGSGTTKGIVSDTEKAKQLGLDIVVLTSNIESPLAKLADQVIVVPGATKTGSGIKSVQLLSSLFDQTVHIVLDALTLKLAHRDQTSNEDALHEHVNIE; encoded by the coding sequence ATGAGTACAATAGAAACCATTATGACCGAAATTAAACAAGTTATGGATTTAGTCAATGAAAACCAACTAGAGAAAGCTATGGCTTATTTTCAAAAAGATAAGCGGATTTTTGTCCTTGGTGCTGGAAGAAGCGGATTTCAAGCGAAAGGATTTGCGATGCGTTTGATGCATATTGGTTATACTGATTACGTTCTGGGAGAAACCATTACGCCTTCAATCCAAAAAGGCGATACTTGGGTCGCAATTTCTGGTTCAGGAACGACAAAAGGAATCGTTTCTGATACTGAAAAAGCGAAACAATTAGGGTTAGACATTGTTGTATTGACTAGCAATATTGAATCCCCTTTAGCTAAGCTAGCAGATCAAGTGATTGTTGTACCTGGTGCAACGAAAACGGGATCCGGCATCAAATCTGTTCAGTTGTTATCTTCTTTATTCGACCAAACAGTTCATATTGTTCTTGATGCGTTAACATTAAAATTAGCTCATCGCGATCAAACGTCAAATGAAGATGCACTTCATGAACATGTAAATATTGAGTAG
- a CDS encoding orotidine 5'-phosphate decarboxylase / HUMPS family protein, producing MKLQTAIDRVSLEDAIRLAQELNGKTDILEMGTSLVKDCGNLAIEKIRQVLTESELLVDIKTIDEGAYEFQQGYFYGGDILTVMGAASYDTLKACYEVSQEKGKTMLIDLLEVNNAKIEQILEFEEAIFCLHHSIDRKDKLDATASVAEFRKNFPQVKRIAIAGGIDLEQAKELAEQGLTEIVIVGSKITKSQEPAKAVEIFMEAIHQ from the coding sequence ATGAAATTACAAACAGCTATTGATCGTGTTTCATTAGAAGATGCCATAAGGTTAGCCCAAGAACTAAATGGGAAAACTGATATTCTTGAAATGGGTACTTCTTTAGTTAAAGATTGCGGAAACCTTGCCATTGAGAAAATCCGCCAAGTGTTAACAGAAAGTGAATTATTAGTAGATATCAAGACAATTGATGAAGGAGCATACGAATTTCAACAAGGTTATTTTTATGGTGGGGATATTTTGACCGTAATGGGTGCAGCTTCTTATGATACGTTAAAAGCTTGCTACGAAGTAAGTCAAGAAAAAGGCAAAACCATGCTGATCGATTTATTGGAAGTCAACAATGCTAAAATAGAACAAATTCTAGAATTTGAAGAAGCTATTTTCTGCTTGCATCATTCCATTGATCGAAAAGACAAGTTAGATGCAACAGCTAGTGTGGCTGAATTTCGTAAGAATTTTCCTCAAGTGAAACGAATTGCTATTGCTGGAGGAATCGATTTGGAACAAGCAAAAGAACTAGCTGAACAAGGGCTGACAGAAATTGTCATTGTTGGTTCAAAAATCACAAAAAGCCAAGAACCTGCTAAAGCAGTGGAAATTTTTATGGAGGCGATTCATCAATGA
- a CDS encoding sugar kinase yields the protein MSEFLTIGEPIALFGSEEVDKSLKDASHFQKFLAGAEVNVTVGVSRLGHTTQYITKLGEDPFGEFIIDQLNKNKIGTDYIDETKDYWTAFQLKDRVSTGDPNIFYFRKGSAAAHFDKTILDRIDFSDVKFAHLSGIFPAISKEALEGFRYLVQLLKEHQTRTTFDPNLRPQLWESQAIMVETINELASHAEIILPGINEGEILMGSRDPETIADFYLQNGEVTQTVIVKLGEEGAFVKQKNGKSFTVPGFKVKEVVDTVGAGDGFAAGLITALIEDKTLKEAVIRANAIGALAVQSPGDNDGYPTPAELETFLNEHKVVK from the coding sequence ATGAGCGAATTTTTAACAATTGGAGAACCAATCGCATTATTTGGATCAGAAGAAGTAGATAAGAGCTTGAAAGATGCTAGTCATTTCCAAAAGTTTTTAGCAGGCGCAGAAGTTAATGTGACAGTAGGTGTTTCACGATTAGGCCATACCACACAGTACATTACAAAATTAGGTGAAGATCCTTTTGGAGAGTTTATTATTGACCAGTTGAATAAAAATAAAATCGGTACAGACTATATTGATGAAACCAAAGATTATTGGACAGCTTTTCAATTAAAAGACCGAGTCAGTACAGGTGATCCAAATATTTTCTATTTCCGCAAAGGATCAGCTGCTGCTCACTTTGATAAAACGATTTTAGATCGTATCGATTTTTCAGATGTTAAATTTGCTCATCTATCAGGAATTTTCCCAGCTATTTCTAAAGAAGCATTAGAAGGTTTCCGTTATTTAGTTCAATTACTAAAAGAACATCAGACTCGTACAACTTTTGATCCTAACTTGCGTCCGCAGTTATGGGAAAGCCAAGCGATAATGGTGGAGACGATCAATGAATTAGCTTCTCATGCAGAAATCATTTTACCTGGAATCAATGAAGGGGAAATTTTAATGGGAAGTCGCGACCCAGAAACAATTGCTGATTTTTACTTGCAAAATGGAGAAGTAACGCAAACGGTGATTGTTAAGCTAGGAGAAGAAGGGGCATTTGTGAAACAAAAAAACGGAAAAAGTTTTACGGTTCCGGGATTCAAGGTAAAAGAAGTTGTTGATACAGTAGGCGCTGGAGATGGCTTTGCGGCAGGGTTGATTACTGCTTTGATTGAAGATAAGACATTAAAAGAAGCAGTTATCAGAGCGAATGCAATAGGGGCTTTAGCTGTTCAATCGCCCGGCGACAATGACGGCTACCCAACACCAGCAGAATTGGAAACCTTTTTAAATGAACATAAGGTCGTGAAATAA
- a CDS encoding sugar phosphate isomerase/epimerase family protein, with translation MIDKGLVLNMLVFAEKVQNGAVQSELIEESVALGFRKIEVRREYFKNLANEMDDIKKLVEKYELELFYSVPDEVFVDGKVNSKLGDYVLEAIQMGITHIKWNIGDFAGFTGDLRELKPLTEQGIEVNIENDQTQTSGTISAIDTFMKAVEEEGLTIGYVYDLGNWRFVGEDEKIAAEQLGKYVSYIHVKDVIYMEGKPQAVGLDHGEINWREILSVLPGNVPVAIEYPTTEKQEILEAKALLEEE, from the coding sequence ATGATAGATAAAGGGTTAGTATTGAACATGTTAGTGTTTGCTGAAAAGGTTCAAAACGGGGCAGTTCAGAGTGAATTGATTGAAGAATCTGTTGCATTAGGCTTTAGAAAAATTGAAGTGCGAAGAGAGTATTTTAAAAATTTAGCAAACGAAATGGATGATATTAAAAAACTAGTAGAAAAGTACGAATTAGAATTATTTTACAGTGTTCCTGATGAAGTGTTCGTAGACGGAAAAGTAAACTCTAAACTAGGTGATTATGTATTAGAAGCAATACAAATGGGAATTACACATATTAAGTGGAACATTGGGGATTTTGCAGGTTTTACAGGTGATTTAAGAGAATTAAAACCACTAACTGAGCAGGGGATTGAAGTGAATATTGAAAATGACCAGACACAAACTTCTGGAACTATTTCAGCTATTGACACTTTTATGAAAGCGGTTGAAGAAGAAGGTTTAACTATTGGTTATGTTTATGACCTTGGAAATTGGCGGTTTGTTGGTGAAGACGAAAAAATAGCTGCAGAACAATTAGGAAAATACGTCAGCTATATTCATGTAAAAGATGTCATTTACATGGAAGGTAAACCACAAGCAGTTGGATTAGATCATGGAGAGATTAATTGGCGAGAAATTTTAAGCGTTTTACCTGGAAACGTCCCGGTAGCTATTGAATATCCAACTACAGAAAAACAAGAAATTCTTGAAGCAAAAGCTTTATTGGAGGAGGAATAA